A window from Triticum aestivum cultivar Chinese Spring chromosome 6D, IWGSC CS RefSeq v2.1, whole genome shotgun sequence encodes these proteins:
- the LOC123141281 gene encoding GDSL esterase/lipase At2g27360 → MGSRRCFSAVSGVSAVVLAISVVALLNADVVLCGCSYKRIFAFGDSLIDTGNLLYSIGNSASPIKELPYGMTFFKHPNGRVTDGRVVVDFYAEALGLPLLPPSIPEEASGQFPNGANFAVAGAIALPPEYYKTNYNFTMNAPSNLDRQLASFKKVLARIAPGDGATRALLSESLVLMGEIGGNDYNFWFIDPRNPRETPEKYLPDVVTCIGATVQEVINLGARTIVVPGNFPIGCLPAYLSAHESKVTDDYDELHCLKWYNEFSQKHNLALRQEVVRLRSRNPGVKIVYADYYSAAMQFVQKPQAYGIADPLVACCGGNGPYHSGACNNKTKLWGSPDRFANWDGLHMTEKAYKIVADGVLDGPFADTPLRHLC, encoded by the exons ATGGGGAGTCGCAGGTGCTTCTCCGCTGTTTCGGGTGTGTCTGCCGTCGTCCTCGCCATCTCCGTCGTGGCGCTTCTCAACGCGGACGTGGTGCTGTGCGGCTGCAGCTACAAGCGCATCTTTGCGTTCGGTGACTCCCTCATCGACACCGGCAACTTGTTGTACTCCATCGGCAACAGCGCGTCGCCAATCAAGGAGCTGCCCTACGGCATGACCTTCTTCAAGCACCCCAACGGCCGCGTCACCGACGGCCGTGTCGTCGTCGACTTCTACG CGGAAGCGCTCGGCCTGCCGCTGCTGCCGCCGAGCATCCCGGAGGAGGCGTCCGGGCAGTTCCCCAATGGCGCCAACTTCGCCGTGGCAGGCGCCATTGCGCTTCCACCGGAGTACTACAAGACCAATTACAACTTCACGATGAACGCGCCTTCCAACCTCGACCGGCAGCTTGCCTCCTTCAAGAAGGTCCTCGCGCGCATCGCTCCCGGGGATG GTGCCACGAGGGCTCTCCTGAGCGAGTCCCTGGTGCTGATGGGCGAGATCGGCGGGAATGACTATAACTTCTGGTTCATCGACCCCAGGAACCCCCGCGAGACACCGGAGAAGTACCTACCCGACGTGGTCACCTGCATCGGCGCCACCGTGCAGGAGGTGATCAACCTCGGCGCCAGGACGATCGTCGTCCCTGGCAACTTCCCTATCGGATGCTTGCCGGCGTACCTGAGCGCCCACGAGAGCAAGGTCACGGACGACTACGACGAGCTCCACTGCCTCAAGTGGTACAACGAATTCTCCCAGAAACACAACCTGGCCCTGCGGCAGGAGGTTGTGAGGCTCCGGTCGCGGAACCCTGGCGTCAAGATCGTCTACGCTGACTACTATAGCGCCGCCATGCAGTTCGTCCAGAAGCCGCAGGCGTACGGCATCGCCGACCCACTCGTGGCGTGCTGTGGCGGCAATGGGCCGTACCACAGCGGGGCGTGCAACAACAAGACGAAACTCTGGGGCAGCCCCGACCGCTTCGCCAATTGGGACGGCCTGCACATGACAGAGAAGGCGTACAAGATTGTTGCCGACGGTGTGCTGGACGGGCCGTTCGCGGACACCCCGCTGCGCCATCTTTGCTAG